Proteins found in one Arachis stenosperma cultivar V10309 chromosome 8, arast.V10309.gnm1.PFL2, whole genome shotgun sequence genomic segment:
- the LOC130945867 gene encoding probable aminotransferase TAT2, with amino-acid sequence MEKWKFQGNQGLKSSAVSVRGVFNVLMQSISKEKEVVHLCRVDPTDNPLFSADPVAAHAVSTAAHSANFNGYPPTFGLPQARRAIAEYLSRDLPNKLSAEDVYVTVGATQAIEIILPSVFATPGANILLPRPGFPQYETHAALCGLEVRHFDLLPNSSWEVDIDALEALADDKTMAMVLISPSNPCGNVFTYQHLKRVAETARKLGIFVISDEVYAHIAFGSNPFVPMGVFSSIVPVITLGSISKRWILPGWRFGWIATCDPHGIFQKSGIAANIFERKMEITSDPPTFMQAAIPEILERTNDEFYSKNLDITREAANALYERFKEIPSLICPHKPDGAMAVMVQINLSQIDGIADDVDFCVKLAKEKSLLILPCVIVGLKNWLRVSFSLERSAIEEGLSRLKAFCLRHAKMSQQISA; translated from the exons ATGGAGAAGTGGAAGTTCCAAGGGAACCAAGGGCTGAAGAGTTCCGCGGTTTCAGTGAGAGGCGTGTTCAACGTGCTCATGCAGAGCATCAGTAAGGAGAAAGAGGTGGTTCATCTTTGTCGTGTTGACCCTACGGATAACCCTTTGTTTAGTGCAGATCCTGTGGCTGCTCATGCTGTCTCTACCGCTGCTCACTCTGCAAACTTCAACGGTTACCCTCCCACCTTTGGCCTACCTCAAGCTAGAAG GGCTATTGCAGAATATCTGTCTAGAGATCTTCCAAACAAGCTATCAGCAGAAGATGTATATGTTACAGTTGGTGCCACACAAGCCATAGAAATAATCTTACCATCAGTGTTTGCAACTCCAGGGGCTAACATTCTCCTTCCCAGACCAGGCTTCCCTCAATATGAAACTCATGCTGCTTTGTGCGGCCTTGAAGTCCGCCACTTTGATCTCTTGCCAAACAGTTCTTGGGAGGTAGACATTGATGCCCTTGAAGCTCTAGCAGATGACAAAACTATGGCCATGGTTCTCATTAGTCCTAGCAATCCTTGTGGAAATGTCTTCACCTACCAACATTTAAAGAGG GTTGCAGAGACTGCAAGGAAACTGGGGATCTTTGTAATATCTGATGAAGTTTATGCCCACATAGCTTTTGGGAGCAATCCATTTGTGCCTATGGGAGTATTTTCGTCAATAGTTCCCGTGATTACACTTGGCTCTATATCTAAAAGATGGATTCTTCCTGGTTGGAGATTTGGTTGGATAGCCACTTGTGATCCCCATGGAATTTTCCAAAAATCGGGG ATTGCGGCAAATATCTTCGAGAGAAAAATGGAGATTACTAGTGACCCTCCAACTTTCATGCAG GCAGCAATTCCTGAAATACTTGAGAGAACAAACGAtgaattttattcaaaaaatctTGATATAACGAGGGAGGCTGCAAACGCACTCTATGAAAGATTTAAGGAGATCCCTTCCTTGATATGTCCTCATAAACCCGATGGAGCCATGGCTGTGATG GTGCAGATAAACTTGTCACAAATTGACGGCATTGCTGATGATGTGGACTTCTGTGTCAAGCTGGCCAAAGAGAAATCACTACTTATTCTTCCTT gtGTTATTGTTGGACTGAAGAACTGGCTTCGGGTTAGTTTTAGTTTGGAGCGTTCTGCAATTGAAGAAGGCCTTAGCAGGTTAAAAGCATTCTGCCTTAGACATGCCAAGATGTCTCAGCAAATTAGTGCGTGA